The following proteins are co-located in the Ktedonobacteraceae bacterium genome:
- a CDS encoding alpha/beta hydrolase produces MPEATLHDGSTIEIEIHGAGPALLLPVNPQPVTGPLAEQMRQYGADPALGQSLIDGLRDVFRVVAFDYEGQCLRIPKPDTLTPANIASDLLAVADAARVDRFAYYGYSWLAMIGLQLAIRTGRLSALIMGGFPPLNGPYEEMLRVTTATYEMAAGARPMPPAGESEWSEMTLTRDQTRQFVTLYQALRGFDDRAAQARLACPRLCFVGSKDEIQYPQSWENVYVSLADPIVQGQAELHDLGWDVQVLDGLDHIQAMQAKYVVPMLRSWLIARLRP; encoded by the coding sequence ATGCCTGAAGCGACATTGCATGACGGGAGTACTATCGAGATCGAAATTCATGGTGCAGGACCGGCTCTATTGCTGCCGGTCAATCCACAGCCGGTGACCGGGCCCCTGGCGGAGCAAATGCGGCAATATGGCGCTGATCCAGCTCTGGGCCAATCGTTGATCGATGGGCTGAGAGATGTCTTTCGCGTGGTAGCCTTCGACTATGAAGGACAATGTCTTCGCATACCGAAACCGGACACGCTGACACCGGCCAATATTGCGAGCGATCTGCTTGCGGTGGCCGATGCTGCAAGGGTGGACCGTTTCGCCTACTATGGCTACTCCTGGCTGGCGATGATTGGCCTTCAACTCGCCATCCGTACCGGCCGCCTCTCGGCGCTCATCATGGGTGGCTTCCCGCCGCTGAATGGCCCATACGAGGAGATGCTGCGGGTCACTACTGCTACCTATGAGATGGCCGCTGGTGCGCGACCAATGCCGCCGGCAGGTGAATCTGAATGGTCTGAGATGACTCTCACAAGAGATCAGACGCGCCAATTTGTAACCCTGTACCAGGCATTGCGGGGGTTCGACGACCGGGCGGCCCAGGCCCGGCTCGCCTGTCCTCGCCTCTGTTTTGTTGGTTCGAAGGACGAGATCCAGTATCCCCAAAGCTGGGAGAACGTCTATGTGAGCTTAGCCGATCCAATTGTACAGGGACAGGCAGAACTCCATGATCTTGGCTGGGATGTGCAGGTACTTGATGGGCTTGATCACATCCAGGCAATGCAGGCAAAATATGTCGTGCCAATGCTACGTTCGTGGTTGATAGCCCGGCTCCGGCCATAA
- a CDS encoding WD40 repeat domain-containing protein codes for MTCSYGHTNYVRSIAFSPDGNTLASGSEDETIRLWHPYTGHYLRVLRGHTHLVRSVAFHPDSTLLASGSHDQTIRLWQVSDGQCLRVLPGHGGLIWAVAFNFDGSLIASANDDTTVRLWDTRSGECLQVLKGHTHRVWAVAFSPNKNVLASCGDDSTIRLWDAGSGKNVSTLRGHTSWVRTVAISPDGGLVASGSHDQTIRLWKTQTGQCLAVLHGHSNCLCSVAFRPDGRTIVSGSDDGTMKLWDVETGTCIKTLQGLRPYEGMNITGVKGLTAAQKEGLKALGAIEYEEQLAG; via the coding sequence ATGACATGCAGCTACGGCCATACTAATTACGTGCGCTCAATAGCATTCAGCCCAGACGGCAATACACTTGCCAGCGGCAGTGAAGATGAAACGATACGCCTCTGGCATCCTTATACAGGTCATTATCTGCGCGTTCTGCGTGGACACACCCATCTTGTGCGCTCAGTCGCATTTCACCCGGATAGTACACTGCTCGCGAGCGGGAGCCATGATCAGACCATTCGTCTCTGGCAGGTGAGCGATGGCCAATGTCTTCGTGTGCTGCCAGGACACGGGGGATTGATCTGGGCGGTTGCCTTTAACTTTGACGGTAGCCTGATTGCCAGTGCTAACGATGATACGACCGTGCGTCTCTGGGATACCAGAAGCGGTGAATGCCTTCAGGTGCTCAAGGGGCACACACACCGCGTATGGGCGGTTGCTTTCAGTCCCAACAAAAATGTCCTGGCCAGTTGTGGCGATGATTCGACGATACGTCTTTGGGATGCAGGTTCTGGAAAAAATGTTAGCACGTTGCGCGGTCACACAAGCTGGGTCAGAACAGTGGCAATCAGTCCCGATGGTGGGCTCGTCGCCAGTGGAAGCCATGATCAAACCATTCGGCTCTGGAAGACGCAGACTGGGCAATGCCTGGCAGTTTTGCATGGGCATAGCAATTGCCTCTGTTCTGTAGCTTTTCGCCCTGATGGAAGGACAATCGTCAGTGGTAGCGATGATGGAACGATGAAACTCTGGGATGTAGAGACAGGAACATGCATCAAGACATTGCAGGGTCTTCGTCCCTACGAAGGGATGAACATAACCGGTGTAAAGGGACTCACAGCGGCTCAAAAAGAAGGACTCAAAGCTCTGGGTGCGATTGAATACGAGGAACAGCTAGCCGGTTAG
- a CDS encoding HD-GYP domain-containing protein, which yields MNAVQTLIPLDRGFSSPAVPDKAAGSPGRTDLYFYSNASLQKQVDAFQGFCASLGMTSPGHVIPSEAQNPLLQLLQEKDASLYQHSRRVQQLARHLSQKLALTESEVRIIEQAALFHDLGKMLIDDAILQKTSSLTQKEFEQMKQHPAYGAMLLRQIGASKEVVALVYHHHERWDGHGYPTGLQGKAIPPGARIISIADAFDAMTASRPYSARRTEEQALAELRRCAGTQFDPTLTDLFCRGMQSKFFRTQPAYAL from the coding sequence ATGAACGCTGTACAGACCTTGATTCCCCTCGATAGAGGATTTTCCTCGCCTGCCGTCCCGGATAAAGCAGCAGGCTCTCCTGGCAGAACGGATTTATACTTCTATAGCAACGCCAGTCTGCAGAAGCAAGTTGATGCGTTCCAGGGATTCTGCGCTTCACTTGGAATGACATCTCCGGGGCATGTTATTCCGAGTGAAGCGCAGAATCCCCTGCTGCAGTTGTTACAAGAAAAGGATGCGTCCCTCTACCAGCACTCGCGTCGCGTGCAACAACTTGCTCGTCACCTGTCGCAAAAACTGGCGCTGACCGAATCCGAAGTGAGGATCATCGAACAGGCCGCATTATTTCACGATCTTGGTAAAATGCTCATCGATGATGCAATACTCCAGAAAACATCGTCGCTCACCCAGAAGGAGTTCGAGCAAATGAAGCAGCATCCTGCATATGGCGCGATGCTGCTCAGGCAAATAGGAGCTTCGAAAGAGGTAGTAGCGCTGGTCTATCACCACCACGAGCGCTGGGACGGTCATGGATATCCCACCGGATTGCAGGGTAAGGCTATTCCACCAGGGGCGCGCATTATTAGCATTGCCGATGCATTTGATGCGATGACCGCCTCTCGCCCCTATTCGGCCAGGCGCACAGAGGAACAGGCGCTGGCCGAACTGCGTAGATGCGCCGGAACGCAATTCGATCCCACCCTGACCGACCTCTTTTGCCGTGGCATGCAATCGAAGTTCTTCCGCACGCAACCGGCATACGCGCTGTGA
- a CDS encoding tyrosine-type recombinase/integrase → MLEDVVDEYIASLSVREQGRDGTNHNTIIAYRNDLNQVCLYLRRQKVENWQQVTREHIAAYLLEMREGQAYRPTTIARKLAALKTFFRYMRSSGLIAADPIESLEAPRIQKEPPHVLSAEQLASLFRQLEVETPAGKRDFAMLHMLYATGMRVGELVSLNLDDFDAAKATIVCPGRNGRVRRERVLPLSAVAVEATKQYLEMARPGLMARHPEEQALFVNHHGERLTRQGFWLIIKGYARQAGITTITPHMLRHSFAILMLQGGMELRSVQELLGHAHISTTSIYTQLARESMATGV, encoded by the coding sequence ATGTTAGAAGATGTCGTTGATGAGTATATTGCCTCGCTTTCTGTGAGGGAACAGGGGCGAGATGGCACCAATCATAACACAATCATAGCTTATCGCAATGATCTGAACCAGGTTTGCCTCTATCTCAGACGACAGAAGGTGGAAAACTGGCAGCAGGTCACGCGCGAGCATATTGCAGCGTATCTGCTCGAAATGCGCGAGGGCCAGGCCTATCGTCCAACCACCATAGCCCGTAAGCTTGCCGCCTTGAAAACCTTCTTCCGCTATATGCGCAGCAGCGGCCTGATTGCCGCCGATCCTATCGAAAGTCTTGAGGCTCCGCGCATACAGAAGGAGCCGCCGCACGTCTTGAGCGCGGAGCAGCTTGCCAGCCTCTTCCGGCAGTTGGAAGTCGAGACTCCCGCGGGGAAGCGCGATTTCGCCATGCTGCACATGCTCTATGCTACCGGTATGCGTGTCGGCGAGCTTGTATCCTTGAACCTGGATGATTTCGATGCCGCGAAAGCCACGATTGTTTGCCCAGGTCGCAATGGCCGCGTCCGGCGTGAGCGGGTCTTGCCGCTTTCCGCCGTTGCCGTGGAGGCCACAAAGCAGTATCTCGAAATGGCGCGTCCAGGCCTCATGGCCCGCCATCCTGAAGAGCAGGCGCTGTTCGTCAACCATCATGGCGAGCGTCTGACGCGGCAGGGTTTCTGGCTGATCATCAAAGGCTACGCGCGGCAGGCAGGCATCACCACGATCACCCCGCACATGCTGCGGCACTCGTTCGCCATTTTGATGCTCCAGGGTGGCATGGAACTGCGCTCTGTGCAGGAACTGCTTGGTCATGCTCATATTTCTACCACCTCGATCTATACGCAGCTCGCCCGCGAAAGCATGGCCACAGGCGTTTGA
- a CDS encoding purine-nucleoside phosphorylase, protein MELYEQIREAAAAIQLRASLQPDVALILGSGLGDLAADVSHATAIPYEEIPHFARSTAPGHSGRLLLGTLENVPVVVMQGRFHLYEGYTPQTLTLPVRVMRMLGAHTLVVTNAAGGVNPAYAAGDFMLIRDHINFPGLAGMNPLIGPNDERLGQRFPPLARAYDAGLRALAQKVAAAQPEITLHEGIYAMVAGPGFETGAELRFLRAIGVDAVGMSTAPEVVVARHMAMRVLGISLITNKATGDDIEEITHEGVLGIADAARAKFAQLVLGILRGLANLPSGQ, encoded by the coding sequence ATGGAACTCTATGAGCAAATAAGAGAAGCAGCGGCAGCTATTCAACTACGCGCATCCCTGCAGCCTGACGTAGCACTTATCCTTGGCTCCGGCCTGGGAGATCTGGCCGCGGATGTAAGCCACGCCACTGCCATCCCCTATGAAGAGATTCCGCATTTCGCCCGTTCGACCGCTCCCGGTCACTCGGGCCGCCTGCTGCTGGGAACCCTAGAGAACGTCCCGGTCGTAGTCATGCAGGGGCGCTTTCACCTCTATGAAGGCTATACGCCGCAAACACTGACTCTCCCCGTGCGCGTTATGCGCATGCTTGGCGCGCATACACTGGTCGTGACGAACGCGGCGGGCGGTGTCAATCCTGCCTATGCCGCCGGTGATTTCATGCTCATACGCGATCACATCAATTTTCCGGGTCTGGCAGGCATGAATCCACTTATAGGGCCGAACGATGAGCGTCTCGGCCAGCGTTTTCCACCATTGGCCAGAGCCTATGACGCGGGCTTACGTGCATTGGCGCAGAAGGTAGCCGCCGCACAGCCGGAAATCACGCTGCACGAAGGGATTTATGCTATGGTTGCTGGCCCTGGCTTTGAGACCGGCGCGGAACTACGTTTCCTGCGCGCCATCGGCGTGGATGCAGTAGGAATGTCAACCGCGCCCGAAGTCGTCGTCGCCCGTCATATGGCGATGCGCGTCCTGGGGATCAGCCTCATTACCAACAAGGCGACCGGCGACGATATAGAAGAGATCACACATGAAGGCGTGTTGGGCATCGCGGATGCCGCGCGTGCTAAATTTGCGCAGCTCGTGCTGGGAATTTTGCGGGGATTGGCTAATCTTCCTTCGGGACAATAA
- a CDS encoding twin-arginine translocase TatA/TatE family subunit, which produces MGFHLLDLLPILVVGLLILGPKTFQSVARNAGKGVKKAKSAKDDLLADLPVEEINKIAQQIPMSPQQAVLKLLTPQEEEAQRSKRKKKKVPSVSIEEDSSIDKG; this is translated from the coding sequence ATGGGATTTCACTTGTTGGACCTGCTGCCGATTCTCGTCGTCGGACTGCTTATCCTGGGTCCGAAGACGTTTCAATCGGTGGCACGCAACGCGGGCAAGGGAGTAAAAAAGGCGAAATCGGCAAAGGATGATCTCCTGGCAGACTTGCCTGTCGAAGAAATCAATAAGATAGCGCAACAAATACCGATGAGCCCCCAGCAGGCCGTTCTGAAACTCTTGACCCCGCAAGAGGAAGAAGCCCAACGCTCAAAACGCAAAAAGAAGAAAGTACCATCCGTCTCCATCGAGGAAGACAGCTCAATTGATAAAGGATAG
- a CDS encoding 4a-hydroxytetrahydrobiopterin dehydratase — protein MIKDRGRLRAMEELAQLKCTACRGGEPTLTDAEITGLQPQVPQWHVIEVDGIKRLQRVFIFKDFIAALAFTNLVGDLAEEEGHHPAILTEWGKVTVTWWTHKIKGLHRNDFIMAAKTDALYQL, from the coding sequence TTGATAAAGGATAGAGGGAGACTGAGAGCCATGGAAGAACTGGCGCAATTGAAATGTACCGCCTGCCGTGGGGGCGAGCCGACTCTGACAGATGCCGAAATTACCGGGCTGCAACCCCAGGTCCCACAGTGGCACGTCATCGAAGTCGACGGCATCAAACGGCTGCAGCGCGTCTTCATCTTTAAGGACTTCATCGCCGCGCTCGCCTTCACCAACCTCGTAGGCGATCTGGCCGAGGAAGAGGGCCATCATCCCGCCATCCTCACCGAATGGGGCAAGGTAACGGTCACCTGGTGGACGCATAAAATCAAAGGCCTGCATCGCAACGATTTTATCATGGCCGCGAAGACCGATGCGCTGTACCAGCTGTAG
- the waaF gene encoding lipopolysaccharide heptosyltransferase II, protein MIEREKTLRQRIITALCLILRIPFALLNGISLFFRPRTRRGPQSIVVIKPCCLGDLLMTTPLLDVIHSAYPDARITYVAGSWSKVVPEHHPAVSAVIDCGSTGIPGRYRLSDYMKLARRLRSYHFDLAFVLDRSPMMTLLPWLAGIPRRVGPDSLGRGFSLTTRVPVSSSPDKLQHEAEIYLNLARAIGLPVREPRMRFEPAAEERQAALRSSHMQVALLPGGGSNPGMELTAKRWPLDRYRELARRLVRELDVEVLLIGGPDDAALNASLLEGLDAPEGSVKNIAGKTSFGELAAQLERCALFIGNDSSPMHLAAAVGIPVIAIFGPTSPEEYGPYPPNDPLHVSLWHPASAQPCFFMGKMQTAEGCRCIESVTLDEVWQAARQIISSIQSKEVAP, encoded by the coding sequence TTGATCGAAAGGGAGAAAACGCTGCGCCAGCGCATCATTACTGCACTTTGTCTTATATTACGCATCCCTTTTGCGCTGCTGAATGGCATATCCCTGTTCTTTCGTCCACGCACCCGCCGCGGGCCGCAGAGTATTGTGGTAATTAAACCATGTTGCCTGGGCGATCTGTTGATGACAACTCCCCTGCTGGACGTTATCCACTCCGCTTACCCGGACGCAAGAATTACCTATGTAGCAGGCTCGTGGTCGAAGGTAGTGCCCGAACATCACCCGGCAGTGAGCGCTGTTATCGACTGCGGCAGCACCGGCATTCCTGGACGCTACCGTTTGTCTGACTATATGAAACTGGCACGCAGGCTGCGCAGCTATCATTTCGATCTCGCCTTTGTCCTTGACCGCTCTCCCATGATGACGCTGCTGCCCTGGCTGGCCGGCATACCACGTCGCGTCGGGCCTGATAGCCTCGGACGCGGCTTTTCGCTCACTACGCGGGTACCAGTTTCCAGTTCGCCAGACAAGCTACAACACGAGGCCGAAATCTACTTGAACCTCGCAAGAGCTATCGGGCTACCTGTTCGTGAGCCTCGTATGCGGTTTGAACCTGCGGCAGAGGAAAGGCAGGCTGCTTTACGCTCTTCTCATATGCAGGTGGCACTGTTGCCGGGCGGTGGCAGCAATCCGGGCATGGAATTGACGGCCAAGCGCTGGCCCCTGGATCGCTACCGGGAACTGGCAAGGCGGCTGGTGCGAGAACTGGATGTCGAAGTACTGCTGATCGGCGGACCGGACGACGCAGCGCTGAATGCGTCGCTGTTGGAAGGTCTCGATGCGCCGGAGGGCAGCGTTAAAAATATCGCGGGCAAAACCAGCTTCGGAGAACTGGCGGCCCAGTTGGAACGTTGCGCGCTCTTCATCGGCAACGATAGCAGCCCCATGCACCTGGCGGCTGCGGTTGGCATTCCGGTGATTGCCATTTTCGGGCCTACCAGCCCAGAAGAGTACGGACCTTACCCGCCAAATGATCCCTTGCATGTCTCTTTATGGCATCCCGCGTCGGCACAACCGTGTTTCTTCATGGGCAAGATGCAGACCGCTGAGGGATGCCGCTGCATTGAGTCGGTGACGCTTGACGAAGTGTGGCAGGCGGCGCGGCAGATCATTTCCAGCATTCAAAGCAAAGAGGTCGCGCCTTGA
- a CDS encoding FHA domain-containing protein yields the protein MFINANLQAAHEDRDKPLSLQVSITFVSGPLMGKTFEITKPITTIGRHTSNDIIILDEKVSRYHARITFDNGTWSIEKLSQTRPLIVDGQSIEKATLVHNSRIELGQDSVYLFALAANANPPGQSQEAVSASGKEEDTLHMRPVALPESVPQFEAKAPDLPAQTEIAAYSRLGIPSIEVMDNTSGHRRVFPLDQEVINIGRKETNDIVIDDPIISDFHMQIVHENNAWVLIHPHPDRQQTRTGLMYQGRKIRGNKTFRKTLARGDVFRIADDNGSVVTLTYNDGTGSPQVISPLISPIPLHTASISLGRQQDNDIVLNHPQVSAHHARLTLEAGTHRLSDLNSSNHTYVNGMRVTSVLLKVDDEIRIGPFRLTYTGDELRQYDESGSIGIDALELRKVGNNQVVLLDGISLSIPPRSFVALVGSSGAGKSTLLDALSGLRPAQQGSVFYNGQNYYTHLSAFRSQLGYVPQEDIIHRDLTVERALYYAAKLRLPPDFTRAQIEQRIDEVLEDVEMTHRRKLLIKKLSGGQRKRVSIALELLANPSVFFLDEPTSGLDPGLDRKMMVLLRKLADKGHTVLLVTHATNNINICDAVCFLAQGGRLAYFGPPEEAKAYFQQPDFAEIYNCLEPTDEHPNIPQEAEERFRRSAAYQTYIASRLKSTQILRSAQNDMAPTYHSERRSRSSERSEGEEVARPKQFAHPKQYAQKGQRQQKAPRRGSFWRQFLLLCQRYLELLWNDKWNLSILLLQAPVIGFILFILVLVLNERTVFKQPIPFLLQGDAQHFLFILAFAAIMFGTINSAREIIKELHIYQRERTVNLGILPYLLSKIIVLGVLCLVQCAVLLLLMSLAAQFYAGIILPAMWEVYITLALTALAGQMLGLTISALVRNNDQAMSFIPLLLLPQVIFSGAIFPLKDIPLQTIGAVFSLRWSLASLGSTMNLTGNGDKIFGTCATCDTYQHNTHYLLITWLALVVSILVLGIVTAYFLKRKDVRG from the coding sequence ATGTTCATAAATGCAAATTTACAAGCAGCGCACGAGGACAGGGACAAGCCATTATCCCTACAGGTCTCTATCACTTTTGTCAGTGGGCCTCTGATGGGCAAAACATTTGAAATTACAAAACCAATTACTACTATTGGCCGCCATACAAGCAATGATATTATTATTCTCGACGAAAAAGTCTCAAGATACCATGCCCGCATTACCTTCGACAACGGCACTTGGAGCATTGAAAAACTCTCCCAGACCCGCCCGCTGATCGTCGATGGACAAAGCATAGAGAAGGCGACCCTTGTACATAACTCTAGAATCGAACTGGGGCAAGACAGCGTATACCTTTTTGCGCTGGCGGCAAATGCCAATCCTCCGGGCCAGTCTCAAGAAGCTGTATCCGCTTCTGGAAAAGAGGAAGACACACTGCACATGCGGCCTGTGGCTTTGCCGGAAAGCGTACCACAGTTTGAGGCAAAAGCGCCGGACTTGCCAGCGCAGACGGAAATCGCCGCCTACTCAAGGCTTGGTATACCTTCAATAGAGGTGATGGACAATACTTCCGGGCACAGGCGGGTTTTCCCGCTGGATCAGGAAGTCATCAACATTGGGCGTAAGGAGACAAACGACATCGTTATCGATGATCCGATTATCTCCGATTTTCACATGCAAATCGTGCATGAGAATAATGCATGGGTGCTCATCCATCCACATCCAGACAGGCAACAAACGCGCACAGGCCTGATGTACCAGGGACGTAAGATTCGCGGCAACAAGACATTTCGTAAGACACTGGCGCGCGGCGACGTGTTTCGCATCGCTGATGACAATGGCAGCGTCGTGACCTTGACCTATAACGACGGCACAGGGTCACCTCAAGTAATCTCGCCATTGATTTCACCCATACCGCTCCATACAGCCTCCATCTCGCTCGGTCGCCAGCAGGATAACGATATCGTGTTGAACCATCCGCAGGTCTCGGCGCACCATGCCCGTCTGACGTTAGAAGCAGGAACGCATCGTCTCTCTGACCTGAACAGCAGTAACCATACATATGTGAATGGCATGCGCGTAACCAGTGTCTTACTGAAGGTGGACGATGAAATCCGTATCGGGCCGTTCAGGCTCACGTATACCGGAGACGAGCTGCGGCAGTATGATGAAAGTGGAAGCATCGGTATAGACGCCTTAGAACTGCGGAAGGTAGGAAATAACCAGGTTGTATTGCTGGATGGTATCTCGCTGAGTATTCCGCCGCGCTCCTTTGTCGCGCTGGTGGGCAGTTCCGGGGCCGGCAAATCGACACTGCTGGACGCCTTGAGCGGTTTGCGGCCCGCCCAGCAAGGTTCAGTCTTCTATAACGGGCAGAATTATTATACGCATCTCTCCGCCTTCCGCTCGCAACTGGGCTATGTACCACAGGAAGATATCATTCACCGCGATTTGACGGTGGAAAGAGCGCTCTATTATGCGGCAAAGTTACGCCTTCCGCCGGATTTTACACGCGCCCAGATCGAGCAGCGCATTGACGAAGTGCTTGAGGATGTAGAAATGACGCATCGCCGCAAGCTGCTGATCAAAAAACTCTCCGGCGGCCAGCGCAAGCGGGTCTCTATCGCCCTCGAACTGCTGGCCAATCCGAGCGTCTTTTTCCTCGATGAACCCACGTCGGGGCTTGATCCCGGCCTGGATCGCAAAATGATGGTGCTTCTACGCAAACTGGCCGATAAAGGGCACACGGTTCTCCTCGTCACACACGCCACAAACAACATCAACATTTGTGATGCCGTTTGTTTCCTGGCGCAAGGTGGTCGCCTGGCCTACTTTGGCCCACCGGAAGAGGCAAAAGCCTATTTCCAGCAGCCAGATTTTGCCGAAATATACAATTGCCTGGAGCCAACCGACGAACATCCCAACATCCCACAAGAAGCCGAGGAGCGCTTCCGCAGGTCTGCCGCATACCAGACTTATATCGCGTCACGGTTGAAATCCACGCAGATTCTTCGCTCCGCTCAGAATGACATGGCTCCGACATATCATTCTGAGCGCAGGAGCCGAAGCTCTGAACGAAGCGAAGGGGAAGAAGTTGCGCGGCCAAAGCAATTTGCACATCCAAAACAGTATGCGCAAAAAGGGCAGCGGCAGCAAAAAGCGCCCAGGCGCGGCAGCTTCTGGAGACAATTTCTTCTGCTCTGCCAGCGCTACCTGGAACTGCTATGGAATGATAAATGGAACTTGTCCATCCTGCTCTTGCAAGCGCCCGTGATAGGCTTCATCCTGTTTATCCTCGTGCTTGTATTGAACGAGAGGACGGTATTCAAGCAGCCCATTCCTTTTTTACTGCAAGGAGACGCGCAGCATTTCCTGTTCATTCTGGCTTTTGCGGCTATCATGTTCGGCACCATCAATTCGGCACGGGAGATCATCAAAGAGCTACACATCTACCAGCGCGAGCGTACAGTAAATCTCGGCATTCTGCCCTACCTGCTGTCGAAAATCATCGTGCTGGGCGTGCTTTGCCTGGTGCAATGCGCCGTGTTACTGCTTCTGATGAGCCTGGCGGCGCAGTTTTACGCTGGAATCATCCTGCCGGCCATGTGGGAAGTGTATATCACGCTCGCCCTGACAGCTCTGGCGGGGCAAATGCTCGGGTTGACCATCTCGGCCCTGGTACGCAACAACGACCAGGCCATGAGCTTCATTCCATTGCTCTTGCTCCCGCAGGTGATCTTTTCTGGGGCCATTTTTCCGTTGAAAGATATTCCGTTGCAAACGATTGGGGCAGTGTTTTCGCTGCGCTGGTCCCTGGCGTCGTTAGGGTCCACGATGAACCTGACCGGCAACGGCGATAAAATATTCGGCACATGCGCGACTTGCGACACCTATCAGCACAATACGCACTACCTGCTGATCACCTGGTTGGCGCTGGTCGTTTCCATCCTCGTACTCGGCATAGTGACAGCTTACTTTCTTAAACGCAAAGATGTGCGCGGGTAG
- a CDS encoding DUF5679 domain-containing protein, whose translation MADLYYCVKCKTKREMKDPQKVTMKNGKPALKGQCSVCGTTINTILGSEKKA comes from the coding sequence ATGGCAGATTTGTACTATTGCGTGAAATGCAAAACAAAGCGGGAGATGAAAGACCCGCAGAAGGTGACCATGAAGAATGGCAAGCCGGCCCTCAAAGGGCAGTGTTCCGTTTGCGGTACGACGATCAATACGATCCTCGGCTCCGAAAAGAAGGCATAA
- the ispE gene encoding 4-(cytidine 5'-diphospho)-2-C-methyl-D-erythritol kinase — translation MSHAQQARTSGSVCFVRAYAKINLTLDILGRRADGYHDLATVMQTVDLYDTLCLVTTADDGISLICTTPELSNDKNLAVRAARLVREYFALEQGIGIELYKRIPVAAGLGGGSSDAAAILLALQQWLQLPLSSSELLDMAAELGSDVPFFLTGGLALCEGRGERVTPLAPYWPPTMRWLLLVKPAISVSTAAVFRGLPASDYTDGSHTGAVCAAFDARSTPRPEDLYNGLERSVLEKYPEVARAREDLLDAGARLVRLSGSGPTLFAPFAELSRARQVQEDMQARGYDVYLSRAIHPDAGNVWIC, via the coding sequence ATGAGTCACGCACAGCAAGCACGAACCTCTGGCAGCGTTTGTTTCGTCCGGGCGTATGCCAAGATCAATCTGACGCTTGATATTTTGGGCCGCCGGGCCGACGGCTATCATGACCTGGCAACAGTGATGCAGACTGTTGATCTCTATGATACCCTCTGCCTGGTAACTACCGCTGATGACGGTATCAGCTTGATCTGTACAACACCCGAATTGAGCAACGATAAAAACCTGGCTGTTCGCGCCGCGCGGTTAGTACGCGAGTACTTTGCCCTGGAGCAGGGAATTGGCATCGAGCTGTACAAGCGCATTCCTGTGGCAGCCGGGCTGGGTGGGGGAAGTAGTGATGCGGCTGCTATCTTGCTTGCCTTGCAGCAGTGGTTGCAATTACCGCTATCCTCATCAGAGCTGCTGGATATGGCGGCGGAACTGGGTTCGGATGTGCCGTTCTTTCTAACAGGCGGGCTTGCGCTTTGCGAGGGGCGCGGCGAACGTGTAACACCGCTTGCCCCTTACTGGCCACCCACAATGCGCTGGCTGCTGCTGGTTAAACCGGCGATCAGCGTGTCAACGGCGGCAGTTTTTCGCGGCTTACCTGCTAGCGACTATACAGACGGCTCTCACACCGGCGCTGTTTGCGCAGCCTTCGATGCCAGGAGTACGCCACGCCCGGAAGACCTGTACAATGGCCTGGAACGGAGCGTACTGGAGAAATATCCAGAGGTTGCCAGGGCCAGAGAGGACCTGTTGGATGCAGGAGCTCGACTTGTACGGCTTTCTGGAAGCGGGCCGACGCTGTTTGCGCCATTCGCTGAACTTTCTCGCGCCAGGCAGGTGCAGGAAGATATGCAGGCCAGGGGATATGATGTGTATCTGTCGCGTGCAATACATCCCGACGCCGGGAATGTATGGATTTGTTAA